The nucleotide sequence AACTACATTCCTGGCAAGTTCAGACCACCCGTTAACTCTTCCATGCGTTCGCGCATAGTTGCAGTCGAACGCTCATAGGCATCCTTCATCGCAGCCAGAACGAGGTCGGAAAGCATTTCTGCACCTTCTTCAAGGGCAGCAGGGGTAATTTCAACACGACGTGGTTCTTGGTTGCCGCTCAGAAATACCTTAACTTGCCCACCCCCTGCGGAACCTTCGACTTCTAGTTCCTCAAGTTCTTGCTGAAGCTTCTTAGCGCCTTCCTGAACCTGTTGCGCTTTCTTGATCGCTTCAGTTAGCTCTTTCATTTTGCCAAGACCGAAGCCAAATCCTTGTCCTTGTCCTTTCTGCATAATTCTCTATTGTGGTTTGAACATTTTGGCCAACGATAAGTATGGCCGTGGCATCAATACACGATACCGCATCTCCTTGGGAATCGTAGTACGGTAATCCCGATAGTTCTATAGTTCCCAAGATTTTCTGTGGAGCGACCCTAGCTCTACCAACAGAATAGAACGTTT is from Synechococcales cyanobacterium T60_A2020_003 and encodes:
- a CDS encoding YbaB/EbfC family nucleoid-associated protein — encoded protein: MQKGQGQGFGFGLGKMKELTEAIKKAQQVQEGAKKLQQELEELEVEGSAGGGQVKVFLSGNQEPRRVEITPAALEEGAEMLSDLVLAAMKDAYERSTATMRERMEELTGGLNLPGM